From one bacterium genomic stretch:
- a CDS encoding T9SS type A sorting domain-containing protein translates to MQQTSDGGYILAGATNSFVGDRAWLIKTDGNGDSLWSRIHGGNPPVYPYFVQQTTDGGYFLGGAILDSLRGAEWWLLKTDASGDSLWSRKYGTITGHGDICYSGSQTSDGGYILAGCIGPFSGQGYVVWLLKTDANGDSLWSRTFEGGSGSGGNCHDVRQTDDGGYILGANTNTYTGGASDFWLIRTDSNGDSLWSRTFGGPNSDICRSVEQTIDGGFTVGGSTGSFGNGRLDFWLVKTDANGDCLWSRTYGRENVDEECYSMRQTADGGYILGGIWFDLVALEENVGLVRADANGDSLWSMDFGGDEHDWCFSVCQTNDGGFTFGGATRSYGAGGFDFWLVKTGPELAANEPPLLCPTSFQLDIYPNPFNSTTTFAFSLPRSSPVTLSVFNTLGQRVRDVNLGGLAAGEHRYLFDAGDLPSGLYLARIEAVGTTRTQKVVLIR, encoded by the coding sequence GTGCAGCAGACTTCGGATGGCGGCTATATCTTGGCCGGAGCTACCAATTCCTTCGTTGGAGACCGAGCTTGGCTGATCAAAACGGACGGCAACGGCGACAGTCTGTGGAGTCGGATCCACGGAGGAAATCCTCCGGTCTATCCCTATTTCGTTCAGCAAACAACCGATGGCGGATATTTCCTGGGGGGTGCCATCCTTGATAGCCTTAGAGGAGCTGAATGGTGGTTATTGAAAACAGACGCCAGCGGCGATAGTCTGTGGAGCCGCAAGTACGGTACAATAACCGGCCACGGGGATATCTGCTATTCCGGTTCCCAGACCTCTGATGGTGGCTACATCCTTGCGGGTTGCATCGGCCCTTTCAGTGGACAAGGATACGTTGTTTGGCTGCTGAAGACGGATGCCAACGGCGACAGCTTGTGGAGTCGCACGTTCGAGGGCGGTTCTGGCAGCGGAGGGAACTGCCATGATGTCCGGCAGACCGACGATGGGGGATACATTTTAGGAGCCAACACGAATACCTACACTGGTGGGGCGAGCGATTTCTGGCTGATCAGGACAGATAGCAACGGCGATAGCCTGTGGTCGCGAACCTTTGGAGGCCCCAACTCCGACATTTGCCGGAGTGTGGAGCAGACAATAGACGGAGGTTTTACAGTGGGAGGATCCACAGGTTCCTTCGGCAACGGGCGTTTGGACTTTTGGCTGGTCAAGACCGACGCCAATGGGGATTGTCTCTGGAGCCGAACCTATGGACGCGAGAATGTGGATGAAGAGTGCTATTCGATGCGGCAGACTGCGGATGGGGGCTACATCCTTGGGGGTATATGGTTTGATCTGGTCGCGCTTGAGGAGAACGTGGGATTGGTAAGGGCGGACGCGAACGGCGACAGTCTGTGGAGTATGGACTTTGGGGGGGACGAGCATGATTGGTGCTTTTCGGTTTGCCAGACAAATGACGGAGGTTTTACCTTCGGAGGCGCCACACGTTCCTATGGAGCTGGGGGATTTGACTTTTGGCTGGTGAAGACGGGACCCGAACTCGCGGCCAACGAGCCGCCCCTCCTTTGTCCCACATCCTTTCAACTTGACATTTACCCCAATCCGTTCAACTCAACGACAACCTTTGCATTCTCTTTGCCCCGTTCATCACCGGTGACGCTGTCCGTATTCAACACGCTTGGGCAGCGCGTACGCGACGTGAATCTGGGCGGGCTTGCCGCGGGCGAACATCGTTATCTGTTCGATGCCGGGGATTTGCCTTCGGGCTTGTACCTCGCGCGCATCGAGGCGGTGGGGACAACACGAACGCAGAAGGTAGTGTTGATTCGGTAA
- a CDS encoding transposase yields the protein MLPKRKSIRLRAYDYTRAGVYFVTLCTHDRKAMFGEIRDGMMHANTVGEIIVEEWFRSKEIRVEIELDEFVLMPNHIHGLVVIIAVGAHGDAPASDLPLLHRSPQSLASFIAGFKRASAKRINILHGTPGNPVWQRNYFERVICNEDGLNKAREYIINNPLRWELDRENPDRIK from the coding sequence ATGTTGCCGAAGCGCAAGTCCATACGATTGAGAGCCTATGACTACACGCGGGCAGGCGTGTATTTCGTAACGTTGTGCACCCATGATCGAAAGGCGATGTTCGGAGAGATTCGCGATGGAATGATGCACGCGAATACCGTGGGGGAAATCATCGTCGAGGAATGGTTTCGGTCGAAGGAGATTCGTGTGGAGATTGAATTGGATGAATTCGTACTCATGCCCAATCACATCCACGGCCTTGTCGTGATTATCGCTGTAGGGGCGCATGGCGATGCGCCTGCCTCTGACTTGCCACTCCTTCACCGTTCACCCCAATCCCTCGCATCATTCATTGCGGGATTCAAACGTGCCTCAGCCAAACGAATCAATATCCTACATGGCACACCCGGCAATCCGGTTTGGCAACGGAATTATTTCGAGCGAGTCATTTGCAATGAGGATGGTCTCAACAAGGCACGTGAGTATATCATCAACAAT
- a CDS encoding formylglycine-generating enzyme family protein → MRTFVPLFFLLLSMQADAQQPVSLPVTDLVIHVGDSPNDVVLHWSRPQYADSFRIYAGDSLDFSIGTTTLIGITADTHFTHASGAIAGDKLFYTVTVISTMVLVPAGPYEMGATYQSSSQPVHTVNVPAFQIDVYEVTNAQYKAFCDSTGRAYPPDPGFSGMPDYFTDPVYGNYPVVKVDWSDAHGFATWAGKRLPTEAEWERAAKGNADNRQWPWGDTWIAANANIYDNSADGYPCTAPVGTYPAGVSPVGCHNMAGNVWEWCEDDWHESYIGAPSDGSAWIDDPRGILRAARGGSWGNFFCASPRCASRGRFDPASRSGNIGFRCCKTPYSIR, encoded by the coding sequence ATGAGGACATTTGTACCATTGTTTTTCTTGCTGTTGTCCATGCAAGCCGATGCCCAGCAGCCCGTGTCTTTGCCCGTAACTGATCTCGTTATTCATGTTGGTGACAGCCCGAACGATGTCGTTCTGCATTGGTCGCGTCCTCAATATGCTGACAGTTTTCGGATTTATGCCGGAGACTCACTGGACTTCTCCATCGGAACAACGACCCTGATCGGAATCACCGCCGACACTCACTTCACTCATGCAAGTGGCGCGATCGCCGGGGACAAACTCTTCTATACAGTGACCGTGATTTCAACCATGGTCCTCGTGCCGGCCGGACCGTATGAGATGGGAGCAACCTATCAATCGAGTTCACAGCCCGTTCACACGGTCAATGTGCCCGCATTCCAGATTGACGTCTACGAAGTGACCAATGCCCAGTATAAAGCGTTCTGCGATTCAACGGGCCGAGCGTATCCGCCTGATCCGGGTTTCAGTGGGATGCCCGACTACTTCACCGATCCGGTTTATGGGAACTATCCCGTCGTAAAGGTAGACTGGTCCGACGCTCATGGCTTCGCAACATGGGCGGGGAAACGGTTGCCCACGGAAGCGGAGTGGGAACGGGCGGCGAAGGGCAACGCAGATAACCGGCAATGGCCGTGGGGAGATACGTGGATTGCGGCGAATGCCAATATCTACGACAATTCCGCCGACGGCTATCCCTGCACGGCACCCGTGGGAACCTATCCTGCCGGTGTCAGTCCAGTGGGATGTCATAATATGGCCGGCAATGTCTGGGAGTGGTGTGAAGACGACTGGCACGAAAGCTACATCGGCGCACCCAGTGACGGCAGTGCCTGGATAGACGATCCGCGGGGCATTTTACGTGCTGCACGGGGCGGTTCATGGGGCAATTTCTTTTGCGCAAGTCCACGCTGCGCCTCGCGCGGCCGCTTTGATCCTGCAAGCCGCAGCGGCAACATCGGTTTTCGTTGCTGTAAGACGCCGTACAGCATCCGCTGA
- a CDS encoding DUF3857 domain-containing transglutaminase family protein produces MKIRWLLLGLLIAVCWSWAAAQESPYKELITSAGQSEDWDDADVVLVFDSTWVDVDTTGLSHKRVHTLTKVLTGKGVAMLRGARFDYDPASNKIEIMAARVHRKNGAVEAIDLGKLRDLPQPQRSIYWGARMKVLPVPPLEVGDALELEYMTVGFMIAYLASDGEEERYIPPMRGTYYDVIMFGSSILENPTPPMKLKSYTVTMPDHMPAQYETYNGEVYSATLFADGRLVYHFWKENVPAYEEERRSPGPQDFVPKVVFTNVRDWAEKSRWFYNVNEDRDIFAADDAIRREVKKITAHCKTDTCKFYALLHWVAQEIRYSGISMGEGEGYTLHPSTMTFNDRAGVCKDIAGMLVTMLRVAGFEETYPVMTMAGARVERIPADQFNHCVVATRKPDGSFLMLDPTWSPFNLKLWSHAESEQHIVIGSPEGEDLTRIAKFTAEENDVAFTMNTRLDAQGNLTGTVKIEGQSYGDARTRREFTDNGQDRWDQICRSRLTTAHPAAELVSTKYGNLWDFYKPWTVEIEFRVPNYARVVGNRMDYEPFVSKFLFSGSYQHNLPTGLTKERTQPVFTYNPRHLTMKETLALPPGFKVRETPDAQDAGGEIAKLTGSWNKTAAGAQFTQVFKMRDRSIPLKHYDEVWAAYHGLEETAKDQALVIEKGGAK; encoded by the coding sequence ATGAAAATTCGCTGGCTACTCCTCGGTCTTCTGATCGCCGTTTGCTGGTCATGGGCCGCGGCACAGGAAAGTCCCTACAAAGAGCTGATCACTTCCGCAGGCCAGAGCGAAGACTGGGACGACGCCGACGTCGTGCTGGTGTTCGACTCGACCTGGGTAGACGTGGACACGACCGGTCTTTCGCACAAACGAGTGCACACGCTGACGAAAGTGCTGACCGGCAAGGGCGTAGCGATGCTGCGCGGAGCGCGGTTCGACTACGATCCGGCTTCGAATAAAATCGAGATCATGGCGGCGCGCGTACATCGCAAGAACGGCGCGGTGGAGGCGATTGATTTAGGCAAACTGAGAGACCTTCCTCAGCCGCAACGCTCGATCTACTGGGGCGCGCGGATGAAGGTGTTGCCGGTGCCGCCTTTGGAAGTGGGAGACGCGCTGGAACTCGAATACATGACGGTGGGATTCATGATCGCCTATCTGGCCTCCGACGGCGAGGAAGAGCGATACATTCCGCCGATGCGCGGCACCTACTACGACGTGATTATGTTCGGCAGCAGCATTCTCGAGAATCCCACTCCGCCCATGAAGCTGAAGTCGTACACGGTTACGATGCCCGACCATATGCCCGCGCAGTATGAGACGTACAACGGCGAAGTGTATTCGGCGACGCTGTTCGCGGACGGACGGCTGGTCTATCACTTCTGGAAGGAAAACGTTCCGGCCTATGAAGAGGAACGGCGGTCGCCGGGGCCACAGGACTTCGTGCCGAAGGTGGTGTTCACCAACGTGCGCGACTGGGCGGAGAAATCGCGCTGGTTCTACAACGTGAACGAGGATCGAGACATTTTCGCTGCCGACGACGCGATTCGCCGCGAAGTCAAGAAGATCACCGCCCACTGCAAGACCGATACCTGCAAGTTCTACGCGCTTCTCCACTGGGTCGCGCAGGAGATCCGCTACAGCGGAATCAGCATGGGCGAAGGCGAAGGTTACACGCTTCATCCCAGCACGATGACCTTCAATGACCGGGCCGGAGTGTGCAAGGACATCGCGGGAATGCTGGTGACAATGCTCAGGGTCGCGGGATTCGAGGAGACCTATCCGGTGATGACGATGGCCGGCGCGCGCGTTGAGCGGATTCCCGCCGATCAATTCAATCATTGCGTGGTGGCGACACGGAAACCCGACGGCAGCTTTCTGATGCTGGATCCGACCTGGTCGCCGTTCAATTTGAAACTCTGGAGTCACGCCGAGTCGGAGCAGCACATCGTAATCGGCAGTCCCGAGGGCGAAGACCTGACCCGGATCGCCAAGTTCACCGCCGAGGAGAACGACGTTGCCTTCACGATGAACACGCGATTGGACGCGCAAGGGAATCTGACGGGAACGGTGAAAATCGAGGGCCAGTCATACGGCGATGCGCGCACGCGACGGGAGTTCACCGACAACGGACAGGATCGCTGGGATCAGATCTGCCGCAGTCGCTTGACAACCGCGCATCCGGCGGCGGAACTGGTCAGCACGAAATACGGAAATCTATGGGATTTTTACAAACCGTGGACGGTGGAAATCGAGTTCCGCGTTCCGAACTATGCGCGAGTGGTCGGCAATCGAATGGACTACGAACCGTTCGTGAGTAAGTTCCTTTTCAGCGGCAGCTATCAGCATAACCTGCCGACCGGTTTGACGAAGGAGCGCACGCAACCGGTATTCACTTACAATCCGCGGCATCTGACGATGAAGGAAACGCTCGCTCTGCCGCCGGGATTCAAAGTGCGCGAGACTCCTGACGCGCAGGACGCGGGCGGCGAGATTGCCAAGCTTACCGGAAGCTGGAATAAAACGGCAGCGGGCGCGCAGTTCACTCAGGTGTTCAAGATGCGCGATCGCTCGATCCCGCTGAAACACTACGACGAAGTGTGGGCGGCCTACCACGGCCTCGAGGAGACCGCCAAAGATCAGGCGCTGGTGATCGAGAAAGGAGGCGCGAAATGA